A single region of the Blastocatellia bacterium genome encodes:
- a CDS encoding MBL fold metallo-hydrolase translates to MENELLYLRPNIQVEPLFDHWYAWSYLIPPATAARYLTERHLKIMNSYISAPQVHATAVKNPRLLGGPFIDYGGGRVEEIERLREQTKRRYPHLMELSAAIAALEEMLRTLATGYSLHPLYDKVPDILKGYVELGYDLNNHPGYRLIEPLLYKSKYYDRSAQSLMLSTISGDDRPFVFSTPRLESDSLFHLRVPFDDEVVDRLFELKSSPRPWGEIAEMLKVPQAAAPLVRSFFTPSPPPPFSPYRGKGVRWRYFGHACILLETPEVNMLFDPVLSYTYESNVSRYTYMDLPDRIDYVIITHNHQDHVMLETLLQIRHKVKNIIVPTSSGGSLQDPSLRLTLNNIGFKNVIELDDLESISWEDGAITAIPFLGEHSDLNIRSKTAYVVRLGSRSILFAADSCNIEPRMYDHLQHEFGDLDALFLGMECDGAPLTWLYGPLLTRSLDRSMDESRRLNGSNFEQAMDLVRRFNCPNVYVYAMGQEPWLGYVLSLKYTEKSRPIVDSNRLLSECCALGIAAERLFGEKEILIEETYSPLYERPASRARGDGQATAGLE, encoded by the coding sequence TGGTACGCCTGGTCGTATTTGATTCCGCCGGCGACCGCCGCGCGCTACCTGACCGAACGCCACCTGAAGATCATGAACTCCTACATCAGCGCGCCGCAGGTACACGCGACCGCCGTCAAGAATCCCAGACTGCTCGGCGGCCCCTTTATCGATTACGGCGGTGGCAGGGTCGAGGAGATCGAGAGGCTGCGAGAGCAGACCAAACGCCGCTACCCGCACCTGATGGAACTGTCTGCCGCCATCGCGGCGCTCGAAGAGATGCTGCGGACCCTTGCGACAGGCTATTCGCTTCACCCGCTCTATGACAAAGTGCCGGACATTCTCAAGGGCTATGTCGAATTGGGCTACGACCTCAACAATCATCCCGGCTATCGGCTGATCGAACCGCTGCTTTACAAGAGCAAGTATTATGACCGGTCCGCCCAGAGCCTGATGTTATCGACGATCAGCGGCGACGACCGCCCGTTCGTCTTCAGCACCCCGCGACTGGAATCGGATTCGCTGTTTCACCTGCGCGTTCCATTCGACGACGAGGTCGTTGATCGTCTATTTGAATTGAAATCGTCGCCGCGGCCCTGGGGCGAGATTGCCGAGATGTTGAAGGTGCCGCAAGCCGCCGCGCCGCTTGTGCGCTCCTTCTTCACGCCCAGCCCGCCGCCGCCCTTTTCGCCTTATCGCGGCAAAGGCGTGCGCTGGCGCTATTTCGGCCACGCCTGCATCCTGTTAGAGACGCCGGAGGTCAACATGCTGTTCGACCCGGTGCTGAGCTACACCTACGAGTCGAACGTCTCGCGTTACACCTACATGGATTTGCCCGACCGCATCGATTACGTCATCATCACGCACAACCACCAGGACCATGTGATGTTGGAGACGCTGCTGCAAATCAGGCACAAGGTCAAGAACATCATCGTGCCGACGAGCTCCGGCGGCTCGTTGCAGGACCCCTCGTTGAGACTCACGTTGAATAACATCGGCTTCAAGAACGTCATCGAGCTGGATGACCTGGAAAGCATCAGTTGGGAAGATGGGGCGATCACGGCCATCCCCTTCCTCGGCGAGCACTCGGACCTTAACATCCGCTCGAAGACCGCGTACGTCGTCCGGCTCGGCAGCCGCTCGATTCTATTCGCCGCCGATTCCTGCAACATCGAGCCGCGCATGTACGACCACCTGCAACACGAGTTCGGCGACCTCGACGCGCTGTTCTTGGGGATGGAGTGCGACGGGGCACCGCTGACCTGGCTCTATGGCCCGCTCCTGACCAGGAGCCTGGACCGCTCGATGGACGAATCGCGCCGGCTCAACGGGTCGAACTTCGAGCAGGCGATGGACCTGGTTCGACGCTTCAACTGCCCGAACGTTTACGTCTACGCGATGGGGCAGGAGCCTTGGCTCGGTTACGTCCTGAGCCTGAAGTACACGGAGAAATCGCGCCCCATCGTCGATTCAAATCGGCTTCTGAGCGAGTGCTGCGCGCTGGGGATTGCAGCCGAGCGGCTCTTCGGGGAGAAGGAGATTCTCATCGAAGAGACCTACTCGCCGCTCTACGAAAGGCCGGCCAGCCGCGCCCGCGGGGATGGTCAGGCCACCGCCGGGCTTGAATGA
- a CDS encoding 3-hydroxyacyl-CoA dehydrogenase NAD-binding domain-containing protein — MRLETIGVIGAGVMGVGVAQNLAQSGFEVILIDISRQVLDEAKAQIRQNLRLQMLLGKEAAQASSGEVIKRIDFSEELSRLESADYVIENVTEKWEIKRELYKRIEAVCPPPCVFAANTSAIPITRIASATGRADRVIGIHFMNPVPMKKTVEVIRGFHTSDATIATTAHLLAAMGKEWVMVNDAPGFVSNRVLMLTINEAIYLVQDGVATPEAVDQIFRDCFGHKMGPLETADLIGLDTILLSVEVLYESFSDSKYRPCPRLRQMVDAGLLGRKSGKGFYTYGPGQGLG; from the coding sequence ATGAGATTAGAGACTATCGGCGTGATCGGCGCTGGCGTCATGGGCGTAGGGGTGGCGCAGAATCTGGCGCAGTCCGGGTTTGAGGTCATCTTAATTGACATCAGCCGTCAAGTTCTGGATGAAGCCAAGGCCCAAATCAGGCAGAACCTGCGGCTACAAATGCTGCTCGGCAAAGAGGCCGCCCAAGCCTCAAGCGGCGAGGTCATCAAGCGCATAGACTTCTCCGAAGAGCTGTCCCGGCTCGAAAGCGCCGACTACGTTATTGAGAATGTGACCGAAAAATGGGAGATCAAGCGCGAGCTCTACAAGCGCATCGAGGCGGTCTGCCCGCCGCCGTGTGTATTCGCCGCCAACACGTCGGCGATACCGATCACGCGCATTGCTTCGGCCACCGGGCGGGCCGACCGGGTCATCGGCATTCACTTCATGAACCCCGTGCCGATGAAGAAGACGGTCGAAGTCATTCGCGGCTTCCACACCAGTGACGCGACCATAGCGACGACCGCCCACCTGCTCGCCGCCATGGGCAAAGAATGGGTGATGGTCAACGACGCGCCGGGGTTTGTCTCCAACCGCGTGCTGATGCTGACCATCAACGAAGCCATCTATCTGGTCCAGGATGGCGTGGCCACGCCCGAAGCTGTGGACCAGATCTTTCGCGACTGTTTCGGTCATAAGATGGGGCCGCTTGAGACCGCCGACCTGATCGGCCTGGACACCATCCTGTTGTCGGTCGAGGTCCTATACGAGAGCTTCAGTGACAGCAAGTACAGGCCCTGCCCGCGCCTGCGGCAGATGGTTGACGCCGGCTTGCTGGGTCGCAAGAGCGGCAAGGGATTTTACACCTACGGGCCCGGACAAGGGCTGGGCTGA
- a CDS encoding acyl carrier protein — MDNKARIKEFLARFFRVAELRDQDDIFALGFVNSLFAMQLVMFIESEFGVGVEDEDLEIANFNTVDHINAFVARKRMAAGA, encoded by the coding sequence ATGGACAATAAGGCCAGGATCAAAGAGTTTCTCGCCAGATTTTTCCGCGTCGCCGAGTTGCGGGATCAAGACGACATCTTCGCCTTGGGCTTTGTCAACTCACTTTTCGCCATGCAACTGGTTATGTTCATCGAAAGCGAGTTCGGCGTCGGGGTCGAAGACGAAGACCTTGAGATCGCCAACTTCAATACGGTCGATCATATCAACGCCTTTGTCGCGCGCAAGCGCATGGCCGCCGGCGCTTGA
- a CDS encoding acyl-CoA dehydrogenase family protein codes for MDLQLSDQQEQRREDVRQFCLQEIVPHADQFDRQQRLPPELIDKLAGRGYLGSFLAESWGGSGLDLLTYGLLTEEIGKACSSVRSLLTVHDMVATAILRWGNQEQRAAWLPLLASGQKVAAFAASEPDAGSDLRSVQTTAVSTANGYVLNGLKKWITFGQVADLFLVLARLDDKPSAFLVERHRSGLSTRPIGDLLGVRASMLAEVELTDCRVPASHLLGRAGFGLASVISTALGMGRYSVAWGCVGIAQACLDACVRYTSQRRQFGAPLKEHQLIRQMISDMVVNVKAARMLCCRAACLKISGDPREVMETLIAKYFASQAAMKSASDAVQIHGANGCGGQYPVQRYMRDAKIMEIIEGSNQLQQLLIADYGYQEGTR; via the coding sequence ATGGATTTACAACTCAGCGATCAGCAGGAGCAACGGCGGGAAGACGTCCGGCAGTTCTGCCTTCAGGAGATCGTCCCGCATGCGGATCAGTTCGACCGCCAACAGAGGCTGCCGCCTGAACTCATCGACAAGCTGGCAGGCCGGGGCTACCTTGGCTCTTTCCTCGCCGAGTCGTGGGGCGGCAGCGGATTGGACCTGCTCACCTATGGCCTGTTGACGGAGGAGATCGGCAAGGCGTGCTCCTCGGTCCGAAGCCTGCTGACGGTCCACGACATGGTGGCGACGGCCATCCTGCGTTGGGGCAACCAGGAGCAGCGCGCGGCCTGGCTTCCCCTGCTCGCCAGCGGGCAGAAGGTCGCCGCCTTTGCGGCCTCCGAGCCTGATGCCGGCAGCGACCTGCGCAGCGTCCAGACCACTGCGGTCAGCACGGCGAACGGGTATGTGCTGAATGGCCTGAAGAAATGGATCACCTTCGGCCAGGTGGCCGACCTCTTCCTGGTGCTCGCCCGGCTCGACGACAAGCCCTCGGCCTTCTTAGTCGAGCGCCACCGTTCCGGCCTTTCGACGCGGCCCATCGGCGACCTGCTCGGGGTAAGGGCCTCTATGCTGGCCGAGGTGGAATTGACGGACTGCCGCGTGCCGGCGAGCCACCTGCTTGGCCGCGCGGGCTTCGGGCTGGCTTCGGTGATCTCTACGGCTCTGGGCATGGGAAGGTACAGCGTGGCCTGGGGCTGCGTCGGCATCGCCCAAGCTTGCCTGGACGCTTGCGTGCGGTACACGAGCCAGAGAAGGCAGTTCGGCGCGCCATTGAAAGAGCATCAGCTCATCCGGCAGATGATCAGCGACATGGTGGTCAACGTCAAGGCCGCGCGCATGTTGTGCTGCCGCGCCGCCTGCCTGAAAATCAGCGGCGACCCGCGCGAGGTGATGGAGACGCTGATCGCCAAGTATTTCGCCTCGCAGGCGGCCATGAAGTCGGCGAGCGACGCGGTGCAGATTCACGGCGCGAATGGCTGCGGCGGCCAGTATCCCGTGCAGCGTTACATGCGCGACGCCAAGATCATGGAGATCATCGAAGGCAGTAACCAACTCCAACAACTCCTCATTGCGGATTACGGATACCAGGAAGGCACCCGCTGA
- a CDS encoding HAD-IIIC family phosphatase, whose product MNVKNDAKKPLIKCVVWDLDHTLWDGVLLEGDSLALRPGVLEAITGLDRRGILQSIASKNDHDLAMARLESFGIAEYFLYPQINWKAKSASIQAIAEAINIATDSLAFIDDQAFERDEVRYAHPQVRCIDASAVGRLLEMPGMKPRFVTADSQARRKMYLSDAARKAAEADFSGAHEEFLAGLDMRLSIAPAGPEDLRRAEELTVRTHQLNTTGYTYSYEELHGFVQSDGHDLLICELQDKYGTYGKIGLALIERRPDQHLLKLLLMSCRVMSRGIGTIILNYLMARARAAGVRLLAEYVANDRNRMMYITFKFAGFRELRRNGDAVILESDLSRLQPFPAYVQVNVSQGAYGSPHDCLPSI is encoded by the coding sequence ATGAACGTGAAAAACGACGCGAAGAAGCCGCTTATCAAGTGCGTGGTTTGGGACCTGGACCACACGCTGTGGGATGGCGTGTTGCTCGAAGGCGACAGCCTGGCCTTGCGACCGGGCGTGCTGGAGGCCATTACCGGCCTCGACCGCCGGGGCATACTGCAATCCATCGCCAGCAAGAATGACCACGACCTGGCTATGGCGCGGTTGGAATCTTTCGGCATCGCCGAATACTTCCTCTACCCGCAGATCAACTGGAAGGCCAAGTCCGCGTCCATTCAGGCCATCGCCGAAGCGATCAATATCGCGACGGATTCGCTGGCCTTCATCGACGATCAGGCGTTCGAGCGGGACGAGGTGCGCTATGCCCACCCGCAGGTGCGCTGCATCGACGCGAGCGCGGTTGGCCGGCTGCTAGAGATGCCGGGGATGAAGCCGCGATTCGTCACCGCCGATTCGCAGGCCAGAAGGAAGATGTATCTGAGCGACGCGGCCCGCAAGGCCGCCGAGGCCGACTTCAGCGGCGCACACGAGGAGTTCCTCGCCGGCCTCGACATGCGTCTGTCGATTGCCCCAGCCGGGCCGGAAGACCTGCGGCGGGCCGAGGAGCTGACCGTCCGCACACACCAGTTGAACACCACGGGCTACACCTACTCCTACGAGGAGTTGCATGGCTTCGTCCAATCCGACGGCCATGACCTGCTGATTTGTGAATTGCAGGACAAGTACGGGACGTATGGCAAGATCGGCCTGGCCTTGATCGAGCGCCGACCGGATCAACACTTGCTAAAGCTGCTGCTGATGTCCTGCCGTGTGATGTCGCGTGGCATCGGCACGATCATCCTAAACTACCTCATGGCGAGAGCCCGGGCCGCCGGCGTCAGGCTGTTGGCGGAGTACGTTGCCAACGACAGAAACCGTATGATGTACATCACCTTCAAGTTTGCCGGCTTCCGCGAGCTTCGGCGCAACGGCGACGCGGTCATACTCGAAAGTGACCTGAGCCGTTTGCAGCCGTTCCCCGCCTATGTCCAGGTCAACGTCTCGCAGGGGGCGTACGGGTCGCCTCACGACTGTCTGCCATCAATCTAG
- the sbnA gene encoding 2,3-diaminopropionate biosynthesis protein SbnA — protein MRESILNAIGRTPLVRLRRFFGDDGLQLFAKLETLNPGGSMKDRPALAILQQALASGAIGADSVVIESSSGNMGIGLAQACSYFGLRFICVVDPKTTLQNRNLLKAYGAEVDMVECADGEGRGYLQARLDRVRALSQSIENSFWPNQYANEANALAHRQTMAEIVSDLGDSPDYLFCAVSTCGTLRGCAEYVAAQQLKTRIYAVDAIGSVIFGGDKAKRLIPGHGAAIRPGLFREGLAERHVQVSDKDCVIGCRRLARREAILAGGSSGAVLMAIARVREELPAHSTCVAILADRGERYLDTIYCDRWVRDHFGEIDYLWQ, from the coding sequence TTGCGCGAAAGTATCTTAAACGCAATTGGCCGCACGCCGCTTGTTCGGCTCAGGCGCTTTTTCGGTGACGATGGCTTGCAATTATTCGCCAAGCTGGAGACGCTCAACCCCGGCGGCAGCATGAAGGACAGGCCGGCGCTGGCCATCCTCCAGCAGGCGCTCGCCAGCGGGGCCATCGGCGCTGATTCGGTCGTCATCGAATCAAGCTCCGGCAACATGGGCATAGGCTTGGCGCAGGCCTGCTCATACTTCGGCCTGCGCTTCATCTGCGTGGTCGATCCCAAGACGACCTTGCAGAACCGCAACCTGCTGAAGGCTTATGGCGCTGAAGTCGATATGGTCGAATGCGCGGACGGGGAAGGCCGCGGTTATCTGCAAGCGCGCCTTGATCGCGTCCGCGCCCTGTCGCAGTCGATTGAGAATAGTTTTTGGCCGAACCAGTACGCCAATGAGGCCAACGCCCTGGCGCATCGGCAGACGATGGCCGAGATCGTCAGCGACCTGGGCGATAGCCCCGATTACCTGTTCTGCGCCGTCAGCACATGCGGCACCTTGAGGGGCTGCGCCGAGTATGTCGCCGCGCAACAACTGAAGACCCGAATCTATGCCGTCGATGCCATCGGCAGCGTCATCTTCGGCGGCGACAAAGCCAAACGGCTGATCCCCGGTCACGGGGCCGCCATCCGGCCCGGCCTCTTTCGCGAGGGGCTTGCCGAGCGCCACGTTCAGGTTTCGGATAAGGACTGTGTGATCGGCTGCCGCCGCCTGGCCCGCCGCGAGGCCATTTTGGCCGGCGGCTCGTCGGGCGCGGTGCTGATGGCCATCGCCCGCGTCAGGGAAGAGCTGCCGGCGCACTCGACCTGTGTGGCCATACTGGCCGACCGCGGCGAGCGTTACCTGGACACGATCTACTGTGATCGGTGGGTGCGGGATCATTTCGGAGAGATCGACTACCTATGGCAATAG